A region of the candidate division KSB1 bacterium genome:
CAGAAACTTCTCGAGCTGCGGCGGTACCGATTCCAGCCCGGCCGCTACGCGTTCAGAACGTCTCTCCGCGATGAGTATTCTGGGCTCGTGCGCCTCTTCCAGGACACCCTCGAGGTCCGGGGCCGACTGCGTGGGCAGCTGGATTGCTCGGACTTGATCCTCGCTTCAAAGCTGACTCCCTCGCCAGAGCCCACGTCGGCGTACTGGCGAAACGGCCTGGAGGCCGTTCCCAATGCGTCGCGGATCTTCGGTTCAGGACTCGAGGAGCTCGCTTTTTACGCCGAGGTGTACGGTTTACGATTAGATCCGCAGGGCCAGGCTTGTTACTCGATGGAGGTGAGCCTGCGCGACGAGGTTGGGCGGACACCGGTGCATTACGTCGGCTCCCCTCGCCGCGTTCCGGGGTCTGCTTGCGCCATACACGGACGCATTGATCTGCACGAGGTCGAGAGAGGTGCCTATCTTCTAAGGCTCACCGTTCGGGATTGCACCTCAGGGGATAGCGTGCAAGTTTCACGGCACCTGTTTATTGCCCGACCCGGTCTCACGGCAAGTGCGTCGGGTACCGGGACGGGTGAGGCCACCGCATTGGGCTGGGAATATGTGGGGCTGGGGGAAAAGCAGCTCGACTCGCTCTTTTCCACGGTCGAATACATCGCAAGTGTGGATGAGCGGAACGTCTTCCCCAAGCTCGATGTCGAAAGCAAGCGCCGCTTCCTGGCTGAATTCTGGAAGCGGAGAGACC
Encoded here:
- a CDS encoding GWxTD domain-containing protein; protein product: MEILRFPLSDSTSLVEVHYAVERSSLRFRDEGIYRVAFATIETAISREDSVLLRSRIELRDTVSSTVQVKGGQKLLELRRYRFQPGRYAFRTSLRDEYSGLVRLFQDTLEVRGRLRGQLDCSDLILASKLTPSPEPTSAYWRNGLEAVPNASRIFGSGLEELAFYAEVYGLRLDPQGQACYSMEVSLRDEVGRTPVHYVGSPRRVPGSACAIHGRIDLHEVERGAYLLRLTVRDCTSGDSVQVSRHLFIARPGLTASASGTGTGEATALGWEYVGLGEKQLDSLFSTVEYIASVDERNVFPKLDVESKRRFLAEFWKRRDPDPGTPENEARTDYLRRLEYANAHFGYARRPGWRSDRGRILLQYGWPDHVDRQVGEMIENPYEIWSYEKVQGGVIFVFVDRRRVNEYELVHSTAVGEIKNENWSEFLYH